The following coding sequences lie in one Musa acuminata AAA Group cultivar baxijiao chromosome BXJ1-8, Cavendish_Baxijiao_AAA, whole genome shotgun sequence genomic window:
- the LOC135587432 gene encoding dehydration-responsive element-binding protein 1G-like: MDSFSSDSLDSPLARRSAGAAAAAAASDEEVSYATVSSAPPKRRAGRTKFRETRHPVYKGVRRRNGDKWVCEVREPNKKSRIWLGTFPTAEMAARAHDVAAMALRGRSACLNFADSPWRLPVPESSSPADIRKAAARVAEAFLPRPSSETPKQMQEQMATAWAAADDAFFVEDGLNFGMQGYLDMAEGLLIDPPPPPMDYEDDSYGIVPLWSYAV; the protein is encoded by the coding sequence ATGGATAGCTTCAGCAGCGACTCGTTGGACTCGCCGTTGGCCCGGAGGTCggcgggggcggcggcggcggcggcggcgtcggaCGAGGAGGTATCCTACGCGACGGTGTCATCGGCGCCGCCCAAGAGGCGGGCGGGGCGCACCAAGTTCCGGGAGACGCGGCACCCGGTGTACAAGGGGGTACGCCGGCGCAACGGGGACAAGTGGGTGTGCGAGGTGCGGGAGCCCAACAAGAAGTCCAGGATCTGGCTGGGCACCTTCCCCACCGCCGAGATGGCCGCCCGGGCGCACGACGTGGCCGCCATGGCCCTGCGCGGCCGCTCCGCCTGCCTCAACTTCGCCGACTCCCCGTGGCGGCTCCCCGTGCCGGAGTCATCCAGCCCCGCCGACATCCGCAAGGCGGCGGCCCGCGTCGCCGAGGCCTTCCTGCCACGGCCGTCTTCCGAGACGCCCAAGCAAATGCAGGAGCAGATGGCGACGGCGTGGGCGGCAGCCGACGATGCCTTCTTCGTGGAGGACGGCCTCAACTTCGGAATGCAGGGGTACCTGGACATGGCAGAAGGTTTGTTGATCGATCCACCGCCGCCTCCGATGGACTACGAGGACGACAGCTACGGCATTGTTCCCCTGTGGAGCTATGCCGTCTGA
- the LOC135587431 gene encoding uncharacterized protein LOC135587431, protein MDRCWLLVIVSIGWIFGAIDASEGDADPLYRECIEQCEKKGSVGASSIQHCQFLSDGVLVDSPWYMQEPLYVQWKQWNCRSDCQYFCMMQQEKEREALGLKPVKYHGKWPFKRSSVLQEPVSAILSALTLVVQFNGWLSFFLLAYYKLPLRPHSGKTYYEFTCLWHIYGLLSMNAWFWGAIFHTRGFDLTEKLDYSSSVALLGFSLILAVLRTFNVKNEASRVMVAAPLLAFLTTHILYLNFYELDYGLNVKVCITMGIAQVLFWAVWAGITHHPSRFKIWAVVVGGAMAILLELYDFPPYKGYVDSHALWHATNIPLAYLWWSFVYEDAKFRTSTITKKSR, encoded by the exons AGAATGTATCGAACAATGTGAAAAGAAAGGATCTGTTGGAGCCAGCTCAATTCAGCACTGCCAGTTTCTGTCTGACGGTGTACTTGTTGACAGTCCGTGGTATATGCAAGAGCCACTATATGTTCAGTGGAAACAGTGGAATTGTAGGAGCGACTGTCAATACTTTTGTATGatgcaacaagaaaaagaaagggaggcaCTTGGTCTCAAACCTGTTAAGTATCATGGTAAATGGCCCTTTAAGCGATCTTCTGTGCTTCAG GAGCCTGTTTCTGCTATCCTCTCTGCATTAACTCTTGTCGTCCAGTTTAATGGATGGTTGTCTTTTTTCCTTCTAGCATATTACAAGCTGCCCCTTAGGCCCCACAGTGGGAAAACATACTATGAGTTCACTTGCTTGTGGCATATATATGGGCTATTATCCATGAATGCCTGGTTCTGGGGTGCCATATTTCATACTCG AGGTTTTGATTTGACAGAGAAGCTGGATTATTCATCATCCGTGGCTTTACTTGGGTTCTCCCTCATTCTGGCTGTACTGCGAACATTTAATGTGAAGAATGAGGCTTCAAGAGTAATGGTTGCTGCCCCCCTGTTGGCCTTTCTGACGACACATATCCTATATCTCAACTTCTATGAACTGGACTACG GTCTTAACGTGAAAGTTTGCATCACCATGGGCATTGCTCAGGTGCTCTTCTGGGCAGTCTGGGCCGGGATAACTCATCATCCATCGCGCTTCAAGATATGGGCTGTTGTCGTTGGTGGTGCCATGGCTATTCTTCTGGAGCTGTATGACTTTCCACCTTACAAGGGTTACGTCGATTCCCATGCGCTGTGGCATGCCACCAACATCCCTCTTGCATATCTTTGGTGGAGCTTCGTCTACGAAGATGCCAAGTTCCGGACATCAACTATCACGAAGAAATCTAGGTAA